In Nitrosophilus alvini, the following are encoded in one genomic region:
- the nhaA gene encoding Na+/H+ antiporter NhaA, which produces MRIIEEFIKKESSSGILLIIVTILALILQNSALSDMYSAFLHTHVEIRFGDFQIAKPLLLWVNDGLMAIFFFLIGLEVKREITEGHLSSVNQITLPGVAALGGMVIPALVFIAFNQGESFAMKGWAIPTATDIAFALGILSLLGKRVPLSLKIFLMALAIMDDLGAIIIIALFYTSDLSTTSIIVASICLIILFIMNKRGVSKKAAYIIVGVVLWVSVLKSGVHATLAGVALAFFIPLKSKKEDGKEFSLLKEMEHDLHYWVAFFILPLFAFVNAGVDLRGISIDEMFGSVPMGIMLGLFIGKQLGVFGFSYIAIKMGLAKLPKGSNWMQFYGVSVLTGIGFTMSLFIDSLAFNDTQIYHYADKLAILLGSFLSGIVGYLVLRMAKPSVKYKNKND; this is translated from the coding sequence GTGAGAATAATAGAGGAGTTTATAAAAAAAGAGTCTTCTTCCGGAATTTTGCTAATAATAGTTACCATTTTGGCACTTATATTACAAAATAGCGCATTATCCGATATGTACAGCGCTTTTTTGCATACTCACGTTGAGATACGTTTTGGAGATTTTCAGATAGCCAAACCTCTGCTTTTATGGGTAAATGACGGTTTGATGGCTATCTTCTTTTTTCTAATAGGTTTGGAAGTCAAACGAGAGATAACCGAAGGGCATCTCTCCTCTGTAAATCAGATAACATTACCCGGCGTTGCGGCCTTAGGCGGTATGGTTATACCTGCACTGGTATTTATCGCATTCAATCAGGGTGAATCTTTTGCTATGAAGGGCTGGGCTATACCTACAGCTACCGATATCGCTTTTGCACTGGGAATTTTATCTCTGCTTGGGAAAAGAGTGCCTCTCTCTTTAAAAATATTTCTGATGGCTTTGGCTATTATGGATGACCTTGGTGCTATTATAATCATAGCTCTTTTTTACACGAGTGACCTTTCAACAACATCTATTATCGTCGCTTCGATATGTCTTATAATTTTGTTTATTATGAACAAAAGGGGAGTTTCTAAAAAGGCTGCTTATATAATTGTGGGTGTTGTTCTTTGGGTAAGTGTTTTAAAATCAGGTGTACATGCGACTTTGGCAGGGGTGGCACTCGCCTTTTTCATACCATTGAAATCAAAAAAGGAAGATGGTAAAGAGTTCTCTTTGCTTAAAGAGATGGAGCATGATTTACACTATTGGGTAGCTTTCTTCATTTTACCGCTTTTTGCCTTTGTAAATGCGGGAGTGGATTTGCGGGGAATCTCTATAGATGAAATGTTTGGAAGTGTCCCGATGGGTATAATGCTTGGGCTGTTTATTGGAAAACAACTGGGAGTGTTTGGATTTTCATATATAGCAATAAAGATGGGATTGGCAAAACTGCCAAAAGGCAGCAACTGGATGCAGTTTTACGGTGTCAGTGTACTTACGGGTATTGGGTTTACCATGAGTCTTTTTATAGATTCTTTGGCTTTCAACGATACGCAAATTTATCACTATGCCGATAAACTGGCTATTTTGCTGGGATCTTTTCTTTCGGGAATTGTAGGGTATCTAGTTCTGAGGATGGCTAAACCATCTGTAAAATACAAAAATAAAAATGATTAG
- a CDS encoding tetratricopeptide repeat protein, which produces MKNLFILLLFIIYANSSNIDEAKKALNANNYSKALKIFKKECEKNIEGCFYLGLLYEHGIGIEKNINKAINLFDRACGEGDLNACFELGYIYYKNKNYDKAVNLYKKSCGGGKEKACFNLGILYFYGEGVKQNYEKAKKLFEISCNKTEVKGCVSLGILYENGLGVEQNYKRAKQLFEKACNRNEASGCFNLGELYLTGKGVRQNKYKAKELFGLACDGGKEVGCEMYLELNEQGF; this is translated from the coding sequence AAAAAGGCATTAAATGCTAATAATTACTCTAAAGCATTAAAGATTTTTAAAAAAGAATGTGAAAAAAATATAGAAGGATGTTTTTATTTAGGGCTTTTATACGAACATGGCATTGGTATAGAGAAAAATATTAATAAAGCAATTAATTTATTTGACCGTGCTTGTGGTGAGGGAGATTTAAATGCATGTTTTGAGCTAGGATATATATATTATAAAAATAAGAATTATGACAAAGCTGTAAATTTATATAAAAAATCATGTGGAGGTGGGAAAGAGAAAGCATGCTTTAATTTAGGTATTTTATATTTTTATGGGGAAGGAGTTAAGCAAAATTACGAAAAAGCTAAAAAGTTATTCGAAATTTCTTGTAATAAAACAGAAGTAAAAGGATGTGTTAGTCTTGGAATTTTGTATGAAAATGGTTTAGGAGTTGAACAAAATTATAAAAGAGCAAAACAATTATTTGAAAAAGCTTGTAATAGAAATGAAGCGAGTGGGTGTTTTAATTTAGGAGAGTTATATTTAACTGGTAAAGGCGTTAGGCAAAATAAATATAAAGCTAAAGAGTTATTTGGTCTAGCTTGTGACGGTGGCAAAGAGGTTGGATGCGAGATGTATTTAGAATTAAATGAGCAAGGATTTTAA